A genome region from Arachis duranensis cultivar V14167 chromosome 8, aradu.V14167.gnm2.J7QH, whole genome shotgun sequence includes the following:
- the LOC127741225 gene encoding uncharacterized protein LOC127741225 — protein sequence MIESQRLYEIRMKQSTIRGEVLQGIEEAMRRGDDEASSIGTRIILLSSFTGGRRYMFNRCQDVMAIYKHFGYPYLFLTITCNPNWPEFQRFTERDRIPITDRPDISCRVFHAKLKCLVSNLKEGMYTIEFQKRGLPHAHMLLWLNVESNLQSVEIIDEFIYAELPNPHKFPSLYNVITKYIFHGPYGRLRLSSPCMKDGKCSKFYSKRFVDQTSFDEDGYPIYRRRNTGVTVKINDVDIDNKFVVPYNPLLLMKYQAHINLEFCNKSNVIKYLFKYVNKGPDWVTATVGETYDIGESSQVVDEIKQYYDCHLLTMFTGWMMANRWFPEGRSLTYVEYPGKFVYCSNSREWKPRQRRFSIGRLSFAYPSSGELFYMRMLLNVQREACSAMGFLIDDNEYVSAIKKVTELASAA from the exons atgattGAGTCCCAAAGGTTGTATGAGATTAGAATGAAGCAAAGTACAATTAGAGGAGAAGTCCTTCAAGGAATAGAGGAGGCTATGCGTCGTGGCGATGATGAAGCTTCTTCAATTGGGACACGAATCATTTTGCTTTCTTCCTTCACTGGTGGTAGACGTTATATGTTTAACCGTTGTCAGGATGTCATGGCAATTTATAAACATTTTGGCTATCCATATTTATTCCTCACTATTACATGTAATCCAAATTGGCCTGAATTTCAGCGATTCACAGAGCGAGACCGAATTCCCATCACTGATCGTCCTGATATCTCTTGTCGTGTCTTTCATGCCAAGTTGAAGTGCCTCGTTAGCAATCTCAAGGAAG gtATGTATACTATTGAGTTCCAAAAAAGAGGTCTACCGCATGCACACATGTTACTTTGGCTTAACGTAGAAAGCAACTTACAAAGTGTTGAAATTATTGATGAATTCATCTATGCCGAGCTACCCAATCCCCATAAATTTCCATCTCTTTATAATGTCATAACCAAGTACATTTTCCATGGTCCCTACGGTCGACTTAGACTGAGTTCTCCTTGCATGAAAGATGGTAAGTGctcaaaattttattcaaaaagatTCGTTGACCAAACGAGCTTTGATGAGGATGGCTATCCAATATATAGACGTCGTAATACGGGTGTGACAGTGAAGATCAACGATGTTGATATTGATAACAAATTTGTTGTGCCCTATAATCCATTGCTGTTAATGAAATATCAAGCTCATATAAATCTTGAGTTCTGTAACAAGTCAAACGTCATTAAGTATCTTTTTAAGTATGTCAATAAGGGTCCGGATTGGGTGACTGCAACTGTTGGAGAAACATATGATATTGGTGAATCTTCTCAGGTGGTTGATGAGATCAAACAGTATTACGATTGTC ATTTGCTGACGATGTTCACGGGTTGGATGATGGCCAACAGGTGGTTCCCGGAGGGGCGGTCTTTAACATATGTTGAATATCCAGGCAAATTTGTCTATTGTTCGAATAGCAGGGAGTGGAAGCCAAGACAGAGGAGATTCTCAATTGGAAGATTGAGTTTTGCTTATCCCTCATCTGGTGAACTTTTCTACATGCGGATGCTTTTGAATGTGCAGAGAG AGGCATGTTCTGCCATGGGATTCTTGATAGATGATAATGAGTATGTTTCTGCTATTAAGAAAGTCACCGAATTAGCGTCAGCTGCATAG